The Kordia sp. SMS9 DNA window TGCCTTAGGTGAAATAGTAACTTCTACCAGCCCTGACAATGGTATAGCCACCTTTAAGTACCGAGCTGATGGACAAATACGTTTTTCTCAAAATAGTAAACAAGCGTTAGTCAATGAATTTTCTTATACAAATTATGATAATTTAGGGCGATCTATCGAAAGTGGAGTTGCACAGGGGAATTTTTCAACCGTAGATGCGGATATTGATGTTTTCTCAGCAACTAATTATAAAGAACAAAATTTTGTTACATACGATGAGGTAAATACATCAGAATTAAGTTCATTAAATATTGACTATCAATCTCCTTCCTTTTTATCAGGAAATGTAGCCAAAACACAAAATGATCAAACAACTACTTATTACAGTTATGATATCTATGGGCGTGTAAAATGGGTGGTACAAAATATTACAGACTTAGGTTTTAAAACAATCGATTATGAATATGATCCAATAACGAGTGCAATTTCTAAAACGGTGTATCAAAAACATGATGCTAATGAGCAATTTATTCATAGATACACTTATAATTCCGTTGATAATAGCCTTGTAAAGGTAGAGACTTCCACAGATGATATTATATACACAGAACATGCTGTTTATGAGTATTATGAAACAGGTCAGTTAAAAAATATTCAATTAGCAGAAGGAATACAACAAATAGATTATGTATACACATTAGGCGGACAACTAAAATCGATCAACCACCCTAGTCTATCTTCGATAGATGATCCAGGCGGCAGTGCTAATGATATGTTTGGAATGACCATTGATTATTTTACAAATGATTATCAACGTACCAATAGCTTTCCAACAGTTACCACAGGAACCAATCAATACAATGGTAATATCAAAGGAATCACATGGAATGTAGATCAAGATGCAGGAGAAAACCCATTACAATATAGCTATGAATACAATAGAGAAAACTGGTTGACAGAAGCTAATTTTAATGGAAATGGAAATATAAATACCACAATACCTCAAAACATAACGATAGATACGACTGCCGACCCAGATCAAACGGTTGCCGCTAGTAGCTCCATAAATTTTCTACCTGGTGCTCAAGTAACTGCTGTTACAGGAACAGAATTCAATGCAGTAATAAATACTAATACAGCGGCAGGTAATTATGAGTCTACAGATTATCAAGTATCAAACATAACCTATGATGCCAATGGTAATATAAAGACCTTAGATCGTAATAAGAACACGCAAGGTGGAAGCAATAAAATGGATGAGTTATCCTATGTATACAACACCAACAAGCCTAATCAATTAAAGCAGATTACAGATGCTGTCACGGTAATCACAAATGCTAATGATATTAAGACGCAAACCAATCCCGATAATTACGAATATAATGAAATAGGTCAGTTGATTAGAAACAATGGAGAGGATATAAGTTATACATATAATGCAAAAGGACTGGTAACAGAAATAAAAAAGATATTAACGGATGAGTTAATTGTAAAATTTTATTACAATGATAAAAATCATAGAGTAAAAAAAGAAAGTTTTAGTAATGGTATATTACAAACTACAACTCATTACATTCGAAATACATTCGGTATACCACTGGCTATCTATGAAAATAGTACTTTAGTTGAACATACAATCTATGGCAACACAACATTAGGAATTCATTACAGAGCAAGTGATACCAATGCATATCAATTGACAGATCATTTAGGAAATGTTAGGGCCGTAATTTTAAGAAATGGGACGAATGCAGTTTCTTTAACGGCAAAAACGGATTACTATCCTTTTGGAATGCCTATGCCAAACAGGCATGTTGGTGACGGATACAGATATGCATATCAAGGACAGGAAAAAGACCCGGAAACAAATATGGAAGCTTTTGAACTTCGTTTATGGGATAGTCGTATCGGACGTTGGTTAACTACCGATCCTTACAATCAATTTCATTCTCCTTATTTAGGGATGGGGAATAATCCAATCAATGGAATTGACCCCGATGGAGGAAAGTTTTTTGATTGGTATGAAATATTAGATTCAGATGGTAATGAGACTGGAAGAATAGTTTGGCTTGACGGCAATGAAGAACATGATGGATTTAAACACTTATCGTATTGGTATAGAGAGACAGATACTTATAATAATACCTATGTTTACGATCCAATTACTAAAGGAGTCTATTATTCAGGATGGCTTAGTAATGGAGAATATGTACAGAATATGATGACCGAATCATTTGATGGATGGCTTGATGTAGTATTAATTGAAGCAGATACAAGAAGTACAGGAGAAAAAATAGATGATTATGTAAGAGGCATTGAAAACGCAGTCATAAGAACAACATCAAAACTTACAAACATAGTTGGAAGCCAAATAAATGTTTGGTGGCATGAGGGATTTCACCCAGGAAGAGCATATAATGCTGAACACTATTTGTGGGAGCATTACTGGGAATTAGATGAAAACAGAAAGTATGTTAAAATTCATTTGCGAGACTCAAAAGATATAGAAACTGCATTAGATCCCGTGGTGATTCTCACTTCAATACCTGGAGGTTTTACTTATAATTTAACGGGTAAAGCAATTCAAGATTTTATTCTAAATAAAACTATAAATGCAACAATATTAGAAACCATAAGAACTATTCATAGTAACTATAATGAAAAATAAAAATGGAGGACTATATAATTTTCTTTCTAATCTTACTGTTTTTAGAGATTCCAGGAGCTTTTGTTCGCTGGATTTGGCTGAGAAAAAAATACTCTTTCAAAGAAGTTCTATTAAATAATAATAGAATATACAATTTTATAATTAGTGTAATTTTACTTGCAATAGGATTATCAATTTTTAATAGCTTTAATTAAATATTGATTTTTTCACATATGTGGAGTCTATCCATTTAAAAAATATTTTATAATTATTATATCAAATAAATAACCTTAATAAAAAAACATAAAAATGAAAAAACACACATTATCCATTCTATTCGCAATGCTCTCATTAGCAGTTTTTGCACAACACGATTACGACAACGAAGGCGTTATTTACTCCCATGGAACAGATCCACATGTGTCCATTGGAAGTGATACGCTTCTAGGAACTTTTTCAACTCAACAATCAGTACTTCAACTGCTCAATACAGATGGAGCGGTTGTTTCCCTAGGTATGATGTTCGATCCCTTACATAGAGTATATATGAATTTCAATGCATTTGGAAATGGAATATATCTAGATCCAAATGCGTCACTTTCACTTTCAGGCGGCTCTAGCTTTTTTAGATTTAATGGCTCAGGAATAGATGGTGGTTCCGTTTCCATAGGCTCAAATACTACGGTGGTACCCACAGGATATAAACTTGCTGTTGGTGGAAAAATAATTACGGAAGAAGTAACTGTACAACTAGAAACTGAGTGGCCCGATTTTGTATTTCATAAAAATTATGATCTGGATAGCTTAGAAGAAGTTGAAAAACATATAGAAGAAAAAGGACACCTAAAAAATGTTCCTTCAGCAAAAGAAGTTGAGGAAAACGGAATCTCTTTAGGGGAAATGAATGCAAAAGTTCTTCAAAAAGTAGAAGAATTAACACTGTATATGATTGAACTCAACAAAGAAGTAAAAGAGCTTAAAGAAGAAAATAAAAAGCTAAAAGCGCTATTGAAAAAAGCGCAATAACACATGCATACATTATCTGGAAGAGTGAAATCACTAACAAACCCTAGTATTTCACTCTTTTACTTTTTGAAGTAAATAATTGGGATTATGAGCTATGATTTTAAACGCATCATGCTGCTGAATTTCTTGTATAAAATCCGAGCTTCCAAAATGTAAATGTTTCGCAGAATCATCAAGCAAGATAAACCCGTTTACCTTTAACTTTGAAGCTACATTTTCAAAATCTTTTTTGGTCTGTTCATACGAGTGATCTCCATCAATATAACCAAAAGAAATCTCTTGCTGAATGCTAAATGTTCTATCAAAAACATCGGTAAACTCATTATTGGCATTCCATTGCTCAAAAAACGCATCAGAAGTGAGATGACAGGTATGTGGTTTCTTATTTGGATGT harbors:
- a CDS encoding RHS repeat domain-containing protein, with product MKKSILIIILVLGYIHFGLAQNMTWGVNNSFILHEQTIFPGENYMYSNIPDHSEITSIDRLLSATTSAYVKVSNISEFSSSPGGVTLNSPPSTLNLSISLVPVSTSEITLERDKFTLLVRPGRGSIGGTTYYSIVAFKGTSLSSSTVATVNNLTLTDIVNAEVMIEKVGVSTINFKYNGTIFGTTVIADPSVDYNLYFDTPTGPYFGFKYDFQGFDFSPLYYPCITGSANSDKNWISNCSYDINGNIKVSGISYSDELGRLLQTQGFDLKTGKRWISEIQYDQQGRPAFATSSSPANLLGLEYTYKTDFIKKVNGIAYTNSDWENIIPQAVGSQEESLGWYYSTNNTSEPFQDITDYPFIRTTYSNLNPGATQKIEGGRQLDNNIPQGFSYTVPATQELYYVFGSDAFQGETAVEGKEVILKASKTVSIDEKGNENVKFTDAEGKTLASARSGGTVNYDVVALIGEQGYIDVHIPKNITNSQISFENSNIGDYTIYNLRTETIVTSMTGGNFYRLVLNNASSENKSYITSAGTIVSDANSKGIRYPVNYYDYALSYYDDAGMLVKSTQPLGFNASCLTTIQANPTHSLESTFTYNALGEIVTSTSPDNGIATFKYRADGQIRFSQNSKQALVNEFSYTNYDNLGRSIESGVAQGNFSTVDADIDVFSATNYKEQNFVTYDEVNTSELSSLNIDYQSPSFLSGNVAKTQNDQTTTYYSYDIYGRVKWVVQNITDLGFKTIDYEYDPITSAISKTVYQKHDANEQFIHRYTYNSVDNSLVKVETSTDDIIYTEHAVYEYYETGQLKNIQLAEGIQQIDYVYTLGGQLKSINHPSLSSIDDPGGSANDMFGMTIDYFTNDYQRTNSFPTVTTGTNQYNGNIKGITWNVDQDAGENPLQYSYEYNRENWLTEANFNGNGNINTTIPQNITIDTTADPDQTVAASSSINFLPGAQVTAVTGTEFNAVINTNTAAGNYESTDYQVSNITYDANGNIKTLDRNKNTQGGSNKMDELSYVYNTNKPNQLKQITDAVTVITNANDIKTQTNPDNYEYNEIGQLIRNNGEDISYTYNAKGLVTEIKKILTDELIVKFYYNDKNHRVKKESFSNGILQTTTHYIRNTFGIPLAIYENSTLVEHTIYGNTTLGIHYRASDTNAYQLTDHLGNVRAVILRNGTNAVSLTAKTDYYPFGMPMPNRHVGDGYRYAYQGQEKDPETNMEAFELRLWDSRIGRWLTTDPYNQFHSPYLGMGNNPINGIDPDGGKFFDWYEILDSDGNETGRIVWLDGNEEHDGFKHLSYWYRETDTYNNTYVYDPITKGVYYSGWLSNGEYVQNMMTESFDGWLDVVLIEADTRSTGEKIDDYVRGIENAVIRTTSKLTNIVGSQINVWWHEGFHPGRAYNAEHYLWEHYWELDENRKYVKIHLRDSKDIETALDPVVILTSIPGGFTYNLTGKAIQDFILNKTINATILETIRTIHSNYNEK